The DNA segment GAAGAAAAAGAGGGAGAGATAGAATAGCCGTTTAATAAAAATAACCATAATGGCCTTGCCCAAAGCTATGCGTTTAAAAGGTCATAGGACTTTTGATTACATTCATAAAAACTCTGAAAAATATTACGGTAAATTAATGACTTTTAAAATAGCGAGGTCAAATCCAAAAATTCTTATTTCTCATAAAAATTTTAATAGTTTAAATAATTTTAAAATTGCAATCGCTATAAGTAAGAAAGTTTCAAAAAAAGCAGTTGTAAGAAACAAAATCAGGAGACTATTGCAGGATTACTTTTTAAAAAACTTTAGAAAAGATAAGAACCACAAACCTTATTGGTTACTTGTTAACCTTAAGTCAAGTGACTCTTGCAACTATGAATCCAAACTACTGCAAGAATTTCAACACCTAATTTTTAAGTCAGGTCTTTTAAATGATTAACATAAATGAAGAATCCTTTTATGAAGGTGGTCCCGCCAAAAGTGATTTAATAATAAATCTATTTGCTGGTTTAACCCTTCTTGGCCTTCCTTTTACTTTTGCAGCGATAGTTAGAGCCTTGTGGTTGAGATATAAAATCACAAATAAAAGAATAACTATTGATGGCGGCTGGTTTGGGAAAAATAAAACACAAGTATCTTTAAGTAATATTGAAGAGATAAGATCTATCCCTAGAGGTTTTGGATCCTATGGAGATATGGTTCTAATACTTAACGATGGTTCTAAGGTTGAGATGAAATCTTTACCTTTATTCAGAGAAAAACAAAAGTTTATTGAGGAAAATATGATAAAAAGATCACAAACATTGAATCTCAATGAGGTTGAAGGATTTGCTACGAAATCTTGAAAATTTTAATTACAAAAGTGTTTTTATCCTGTAAGATAAAGTTTCAAATAAAATTTTAATTGTCTTAGTATTGTGATCGGGTTCATTTCAGAAAAACTACTAATCCCGATTCTAGATTTTTTCTATGGATTAGTTCCAAGTTACGGATTAGCAATTGTTGCACTAACTGTTGTAATTAGAATTGCGCTATTCCCTCTCAGCGCAGGATCTATAAGAAGCGCTAGAAGAATGAAAATAGCTCAACCTGTAATGCAAAAGAGGCAAGCGGAGATTAAATCAAAATTTTCAGGTGATCCAAAAAAACAACAAGAAGAACTTGGTAAATTAATGAATGAATTTGGTAGCCCTCTTGCAGGTTGTTTACCTTTAATAGTTCAAATGCCTGTTTTATTTGCCTTATTCGCGACACTAAGAGGTTCACCATTTGCAGATGTTCCTTATAATATAAATCTAAAAGTTTTACCCCAAGAACAAATAGCAGCTATTGATCCAAAACCCTATAAATCCCCAAGACATTCTATATTTGTAACAGAAAAGTCCCATTTCCCTGTTGTAGCGACATTACCTAACGGCACAAAACTAGGTTCTGAAGAGTCAGTAAAGATAAACTTGCAGACAACTAATGGTAATAGTTATTCTGAAGTCCTTTCAAAATATGATAATGGCTCAAAATTTCTTCCTACTTGGACAGTTTCAAAAGGTTCAGAAAACATCAAGGTTTCTCAAGATGGTTTAGTTACGGCTATCAAACCTGGTGATGCAACTATAGAAGCTAAAATTCCTGGCCTCGCTGCAAAAAGTGGATTTTTGTTTATAAAAGCTCTTGGTCAGGTTGGATTCTATGTGGATGGTTCAATAAACTGGGATATAGCTACATTAGTTGGGGCTTTCGGATTAACCTTGCTTCTATCACAGGTTTTATCTAGTCAAGGGATGCCTTCAAACGCTCAACAATCTACTGCAAACAAAATTACTCCAGTAATGATTACTGGAATGTTCTTATTTTTCCCTTTACCTGCAGGTGTATTGCTATATATGGTTGTAGCGAACATTTTCCAAGCTTTTCAAACTTTTCTTCTTAATAAAGAAGCTCTTCCATCAAACTTACAAAAAATTCTGGATGAACAATTAATAAATAAAAATAAAGTAATTCCTTCTACTGCCAATGTCTCAGATAAAAGATTACCATTTGAACCTAACAACAAAAAATAATCATATCTCTTATCAAAAATAATGGATTCTTGGAGTAAAAATTTAGAATTACTTATCAAATCAAGAACTCCTTTAATTTGGATAAGAACGAAAGAAGAAGAAAGACTATATAAAATTCTCAATGAATCTTTTAAAAAATTAAACATAAAGAGATTCGTATCATGGGATTGTGTTAATGGAATCAAAGGTTTACTCAATGAAAATGGTAAATTTTCAAACAATCCGCTAGGAGCTCTTAATTGGATAAAAGAACAAACCTCTGAATTACCAACAATATTATTGGTTAAAGACTTTCATAAATTTTATGATGATCCATCTATCAGTAGAACAATAAAAGAATTATCTTTTTCACTTCGAGAAACGAGCAACAACTTAATACTTAGTTCTCATATATTACCCTCATCAGAAGAGCTTGATGATTTAATTACAATAATAAATTTACCTTTACCTGATCTCAATGAATTGACCTATCTTATAAAAAAAATAGCTTTCAATACAGATTCAGATTTAAGCGAACAAGACTTGAACGAACTTGCAATAGCATCAAGTGGTTTAAGTGAAACAAAACTGAAGCAAGTAACTGCTAAAGCTCTTACTCAAAGAGGAAAAATAAGTAAAGATGATATTAAGGACATTCTTGAAGAGAAAAAACAAGTTATTGCCCGAAGCGAAATTTTAGAGTTTTTTGAAAGCAATTCAACCCAAAATGAAGTTGGAGGATTAAAAGTATTAAAGGTCTGGCTTAAACAAAGATATAGAGCTTTTTCAAAAGAGGCCAGAGACTACGGACTTCCAATTCCTAAAGGAGTCTTACTAGTTGGACCTCAAGGGACAGGAAAATCATTAACTGCCAAATCTATTTCTCAAAGTTGGTCAATGCCTCTTCTTAGACTTGATGTGGGAAGATTATTTTCAAGTCTTGTTGGATCAAGTGAAGCAAGAACAAGAGAAACAATTTTAAGAGCAGAAGCCATGTCACCTTGCATTCTTTGGATTG comes from the Prochlorococcus marinus str. MIT 9515 genome and includes:
- the rnpA gene encoding ribonuclease P protein component; protein product: MALPKAMRLKGHRTFDYIHKNSEKYYGKLMTFKIARSNPKILISHKNFNSLNNFKIAIAISKKVSKKAVVRNKIRRLLQDYFLKNFRKDKNHKPYWLLVNLKSSDSCNYESKLLQEFQHLIFKSGLLND
- a CDS encoding PH domain-containing protein: MININEESFYEGGPAKSDLIINLFAGLTLLGLPFTFAAIVRALWLRYKITNKRITIDGGWFGKNKTQVSLSNIEEIRSIPRGFGSYGDMVLILNDGSKVEMKSLPLFREKQKFIEENMIKRSQTLNLNEVEGFATKS
- the yidC gene encoding membrane protein insertase YidC; its protein translation is MIGFISEKLLIPILDFFYGLVPSYGLAIVALTVVIRIALFPLSAGSIRSARRMKIAQPVMQKRQAEIKSKFSGDPKKQQEELGKLMNEFGSPLAGCLPLIVQMPVLFALFATLRGSPFADVPYNINLKVLPQEQIAAIDPKPYKSPRHSIFVTEKSHFPVVATLPNGTKLGSEESVKINLQTTNGNSYSEVLSKYDNGSKFLPTWTVSKGSENIKVSQDGLVTAIKPGDATIEAKIPGLAAKSGFLFIKALGQVGFYVDGSINWDIATLVGAFGLTLLLSQVLSSQGMPSNAQQSTANKITPVMITGMFLFFPLPAGVLLYMVVANIFQAFQTFLLNKEALPSNLQKILDEQLINKNKVIPSTANVSDKRLPFEPNNKK
- a CDS encoding AAA family ATPase; translation: MDSWSKNLELLIKSRTPLIWIRTKEEERLYKILNESFKKLNIKRFVSWDCVNGIKGLLNENGKFSNNPLGALNWIKEQTSELPTILLVKDFHKFYDDPSISRTIKELSFSLRETSNNLILSSHILPSSEELDDLITIINLPLPDLNELTYLIKKIAFNTDSDLSEQDLNELAIASSGLSETKLKQVTAKALTQRGKISKDDIKDILEEKKQVIARSEILEFFESNSTQNEVGGLKVLKVWLKQRYRAFSKEARDYGLPIPKGVLLVGPQGTGKSLTAKSISQSWSMPLLRLDVGRLFSSLVGSSEARTRETILRAEAMSPCILWIDEIDKGFGGDARSDGGTSQRVLASLLTWMAEKESAVFVIATANAIDKLPAELLRKGRFDEIFFLDLPNSEERLSILDLHLKKRRPSYNFPLSTIIDRTEGYSGAELEQAVIEAMHFSFDEKRELMEKDLIKAVSELVPLSRTAKEQIDFLKQWSSTGRARSAS